The DNA segment GGTGCACGACCCGTGCGCGGTGGCGTATGTGATCGACCCGGACGTCATGACCGTGCGCAAGGCCCCGGTGGACATCGAGCTGCGCGGTGCGCTGACGGTCGGGATGACCGTGACGGACTTCCGTGCGCCCGCCCCGGAGGACTGCACCACCCAGGTCGCGGTGAAGCTCGACCACGAGCGGTTCTGGAACCTCGTCGTGGACGCGCTCGAGCGGATCGGCGACATCGAGGCATGAACGTTTCCACCACTCAGCGCCCCGTAGCGGCGACCGGCGGCGGCTCCGGCGTCCGGATCGGTGTCCTGGTCACGGCGCTGCTCGCGGCGTGCTTCGCCTTCCAGCTCAACGCGAGCATGCTCAGCCCCGCGCTCAAGAACATCGAGGACACCCTCGGCGCCAGCTCCGCGGAGATCGGCCTCACCCAAACCGCGTTCTTCACCTCGGCGGCGCTGTTCTCGCTGTTCCTCCCGCGGCTGGGCGATGTCGTCGGCCGCCGCCGGGTGCTGGCCGGGATGCTCGCCCTGATGGTCGTGGGATGTGTGGTCGCCGCGCTGGCGACCAGCGTGCCGGTGCTGTTCGCCGGCCGTGTCATCCAGGGCGTCTGCGGCCCGGTCGTCCCGTTGTGCCTGATCATGCTGCGGGTCGAGGTGAAGGAACCCAAGCGGTACGGCACCCTGCTCGGCGTGATCACCGCCGTCAACGGCGGTATCGCCGGTGTCGACTCCCTCGCGGGCGGCTACCTCGCCGACCGCCACGGCTTCGGTTCGGTCTTCTGGGCGATGGCGGTCGTCGCGGCCCTGGCCGCCGTGCTGGTCGCCACCCTGACCCCCGAGTCGAAGGCGCCGACAGCGACCCGGATGGACTGGCCCGGGGTCGCGCTGCTGGTCGTCTCGGTGGGCTCGCTGCTGATCGCGCTCAACGAGGCGGGCAAGCTGGCCGCCGCGAACTGGCCGCTGATCGCCGTTCTCCTCGTCCTGTCCGCGGCCGCCTTCGCGCTGTTCTGGCGGACCGAGGACCGCAGCGGGCACCCCCTGGTCGCCACCCGGCACCTCAAGCAGCGCGCGACGTGGGCGACGCTGCTGACCACCGTGCTCACCATGACCGGCGTGTTCGCCGTCATGAACGGGCTGATCCCGGCGTTCGCCCAGGACGCCCAGGCCGGGCTGGGGATGAGCGCCGAGGCCTCCGCGTGGTGGACGCTGTCCCCGTACGCGCTCGCCGGGCTCGCCATGGGCCCGCTGGCCGGACGCCTCGCCGCCACCTTCGGCTACGGCCGCGTCCTGCGGTGCGGCCTGGTCGGGTCGGTGGCCACCGTCGTGCTGATGCTGCTCACGATGCACAGCCACGCACGGATCCTGCTGCTGGTGACGTCCGTCCTGGTGGGCATCGCCTACGCGGGCGTGGCGAACATCGTCCTCAACGGGCTGGGCATCGTCCTCTCCCCCGCCGAGAACCCGGGCTTCCTGCCCGGCCTCAACGCGGGCGCGTTCAACCTCGGCGCGGGCCTCAGCTTCGCCGTCCTGTACGCGGTCAAGACCGCCGCCACCCCGGCGGACCCGTCGTCGGCCGGCGGCTACACCGCCGGAATGATCGCGGGCGTGGTCATCCTCGCCGCGGCCATCGCGACGTCCTTCCTGATCCCGAAGCCGGTGGCGGCCGAAGCCCAGGACTGAGGCACACACCGCCGCTTCGTGCCGCACGCCCCGGCGCTACGGGGCACGCACCCCGCCGCCCGCCGCCGGATGTCCCCGGTCGGCGGGCGGCGGGGTGCCGGCGTCCGTACGGGCGGGGTCCGAGGGCGTGCGGGAGCGGCGCGTCGCGGCGGATCGCTCCGGCGTCGCGTACGGGCGGGATCCGACGGCCTGCGGGCCCGCCGAGTCGGAGCGGATCAGTCCGGCGTCGCGTCGACCGTCCCGCGCAGGAGGGCTCCGAGGCCGCCGGAGGGTGCGCGCTCGGGGTCACGGACCACCACGATGTCGGCGCCGGTCGCGGCCGCCGACCGCACCAGGGCGTCGTCCGCCCGCGCGACGGCCGGCCGCTCCTCCCCCAGGTACGTCAACTCCGTTCCGCGTACGGCGAGTTGGTCGGCGTCCGCGCCCACCCAGACCTGCCGGGCGATGTCCGCGCCGTGCGGGCTGACCAGCAGGGTGTCGATCCGGTGCTCCCGCGCCGCCTCGACCAGCGCGGGGATGCCGGCCGCGGCATGCGGGGCGCTCTTGTTCCCGGGCCCGGCACCCGTGCGGAAGCGGTCGGTCACCTGCGCGATGTGTTCGCGTTCCTGGACCGCTCTGACCTGGGCGATGTCCCGGTCGACCAGCGCGCTCTCGGCGCCCGGCGCACGGCCTCCGTGGGTGCTCTCGCAGGTGAGGGCGCGCAGCGGTTCGGGCAGCTTGTCGTGCACCAGGTGGCGGTCCCGCTCCTCCCCGACCAGGACGACGGCCTCGGCGCCGCTCCGCTCGAACGCCGCGCGCACCGCGTCGGCGATCTCCCCGGCGTTGTGCTCCCAGGAGTTCGCCGGGTCGGTCCGGAAGTGCCGTTCGGAGGAGCCGTCCGCGGAGGCGCGGGGGAAGGTCCGCCCGGCGCCGTCGGCGCCGCCCCGCTCGCCCAGCAGGGCGAAGTCCGCTCCGTTCCGGTCGAGGCGGACCACCAGGCAGACGGGGTCGTCGCCGATCGCCGCCAGCAACGGGGTGACCCGGGGCACCGGCCCCCAGGCGGCGAACGGCATGGCCGGGGGCCCGGGAAGCGGGGTGTCGAGCACGATCGCGCCATGGGCGGCGAACAGCACCCTCCCGGCGTGCGCCCCGGTGTCGCCTTCCCGCCGCGTGAGCAGCGCCTCGTGCACCGCGCCGCAGGTGGCCTCGTCCGCGCCGAGCGCGAACAGCTGCGCGGTGGTGGCACTCGCCGTCAGCTCCTGCTGCTTCGCCGTGTCCTCGCTGCTCTGCGGGACGGTGGCGTAGACGGATGCCCAGGGGCCGGGCCGATCGATGACCGGTTTCAGGAGCGAGAGTCGCATGGCGCTGCCTCCTTGGCTTCCTCGGATTCCGCGGATTCTCCGGTGGTGCGGTGGACTGTCATCGTGAGCGGCTGTGTGTCGTCGGTATGTCGTTATCCGGTGGGTGCCTTACGAATTCCCGTTCCCGAAAGCCGTATGCATGGCGGGCATATGCATCTGCGGTCACGTTCCGCTCATGCGCGGATGATTTCGGTGTGCGCGGCGGAAACGGGGCTGCCGGGTTGTTAGGGCCGGTGGACCAGGGAAACTGGGAGTAATGCGTCGGGTCTGTACGACTCGTAGAGCCGGAGGCACCCATGGTCATGGAACACGGCACGGACAAGACCGGCCCCGCCCGGGACGACGTGATGAAACGGCAACTGCGGGGGCAGCTGACGGCCGAGCGCTCCCTGCGGACCGACGAGGAGCACGAACTCCAGCCGGCGGGAGAGGACCAGCCGGTGGCGGCGTGGTCCCCCGAGAGCGACTTCAGGGGCGGCACGCCGAGCGGGATGTCCGAACGGGACGTCGGGCTGCGCTCCGAACTCGCCCAGCACCTCGGGCGCAGCCTGTACCCGGCCGACAAGAACGCGATCATCGAGACCCTCCGGCGGAACAACGCACCGGACCGGCTGGTGGCGATGGCCGAGCGGCTGCCCGCGCACGAGCGGTTCGGGAACGTGCAGAGCATCGCGGAGGCCGTGGGCATCGCCACGGAACACCGGCGCGCCTGAGACCGCGCCGGCGTCGCCCACTGACGCTGCCGCGCGACGCCAGGAGGCGGACAATTGGTCGTACAGGCACCTGCCGCACCCGGCGGCCGGGCCTGCGACGGGGAAGAGGGAGGCGGTTATGTCCGACGACGCGATGGGCGACGAGGTCTATCAGCCTCCCCGGTCCGATCCCCAGGACAACCCCAACGACCTCGACATGGAGGACGCCCTGGACGAGCCGGATCTCGACGAGACGCTGGACACGGGCTACTCGCCCCCGGAGCGGCCCTTCGTGGTCAACCACGACGGGACCACCGCGCGCGAGCTGCACGACCGCGAGACGCTCGATCACCGGCTGGCCGTGGAGGTACCGGACGTCTGCGCCCCCGACGGCGACGGCATCGGCGACCTGCCCGGCGGGGTGGGGGAACCCACCGACCTCGAATGCGGCGAGGAGCGGGCCGGCCGGCTCGTGGGATCCGATGAGGGATTCTGGCGCGGCGGCAGCAATGACATCGCCGCCCGCGACGTCGGTATCGACGGCGGCGCCGCGTCGGCGGAAGAGGCGGCGGTGCATATCGCGCGGGACAATGCGGGGGACGGGGACCGGGAGGTATAGCGGCGGGCACGCGGGGCGCCCGGGAGGGGATTTCCTGCCGGAATTCTTCGGGCGGGGCGGGGATTTTCCTGTGGGGTGGACATGCGGGGTGCGCACCGCCGCGACGGAACCTTTCCCGGGGGAATCGTCTGCATGCCACGGGGCAGGGCCCGCACACGCCCGGTGACTGCCCGGTTGGGTGAGTAACCGGCCCGCCGAGGGGCACACGGAGCCCGGGCGAGCGAGCTTGGAGGCAAGCACCGGCCGGCCGCCCGCGCCGGGCCGCGAGCCCCCGTCCGGACCCGCGCCCGAGCAGTGTCCCTCGACCGCAGGAGTTCACGTGAAGCGACGTCGTCCTCGGATCGTGATCGTCGGAGCCGGCTTCGCCGGCTTCGAATGCGCCCGCACGCTCTCCCGGCTGGCCAAGGGAGCCGCCGAGATCGTGCTGCTCAACCCGCACGACTACTTTCTGTACGTACCGCTGCTGCCGGAAGTGGCGGCGGGGCTCCTGGAACCCCGCCGGGTCGCGGTGTCGCTCACCGGGAGTCTGCCCGGCACCCGGCTCGTCCTCGGGCAGGCCCACGGCGTGGACCTCGACGCCCGCCGGGTGCACTACACCGACCCCGAGGACGAGGAGGGATCCCTCTCCTACGACCGGCTGGTCCTGACCGTCGGCAGCGTCAACAAGCTGCTGCCCGTCCCCGGCGTCGCCGAGCACGCCCACGGCTTCCGCGGAATGCCCGAGGCGCTGTACCTGCGCGACCACATCACCCGTCAGATCGAGCTGGCCGGGGCGGCCGGGGATCCCGCCGAACGGTCCGCCAGGACCACGTTCGTGGTGGTCGGCGCCGGCTACACCGGAACCGAAGTCGCCGCCCACGGCGTGCTGTTCACCGACGCCCTGGCCAAGCAGAACGTGGGCCTGCGGGACGGTCCGCGCCCCCGCTGGCTGCTGGTGGACGTCGCCGACCGGCTGCTGCCCGGACTCGACGAGCGGCTCTCGCACAGCGCGGACCGGGTGCTGCGCTCCCGGGGCGTCGACGTCCGCACCCGCACCTCCGTCAAGGAAGCGACCTCGGACGGTGTGCTGCTCGACGACGGCGAGTTCGTCCCCAGCCGCTCGCTGGTGTGGTGCGTGGGCGTACGGCCCGACCCGCTGGTCGACTCGCTGGGGCTGCCCACCGACAAGGGGCGGCTGTGCGTCGACGAGTTCCTGGGCGTGCCCGGCCGTCCCGAGGTGTTCGCCTGCGGTGACGCCGCGGCCGTGCCGGACCTGACCCGCCCCGGCGAGGTGACCCCGATGACCGCCCAGCACGCGCAGCGGCAGGGCAAGGCGGCGGCACTCAATGTGGCGGCCTCCTGCGGCCAGGGCGCACGGCGCGCCTACGAGCACCGGGACTTGGGCTTCATGGTCGACCTGGGCGGCGTGCAGGCCGCGGCCAACCCCTTCCACATCCCGCTCTCCGGCCCGCTCGCCGGCGCCCTGACCCGCGGCTACCACCTCCTGGCGATGCCGGGGAACCGCATCCAGGTGGCCGCCGACTGGATCCTGGGCGCGGTGCTGCCGCGGCAGGGCGTCCACCTGGGGCTGGTCAGCTCCTGGTCGGTGCCGCTGGACACCGCGTCACCCGAGGTGCCCCGCCTGCCGGGCGGCAAGACGGGCAGGTCGTAGGCGTACTCGTCGTCGACGCCATAGGCACAAGAACCCCGCGAAAGCCCCGCTGCGGCCGTGGTGCGCCTACTGCACGCGTTCCGGTTCGCCTTCCTCCTCCTCGGGGAGCCACACATCGCTCACCGCGATATTGACCTCCACGACCTGGAGGCCGGTCATCGTCTCGACCGCGGAGATGACGTTCTGCCGCACGCCCCTGCCCACGTCGGGGATGACCTCGCCGTAGTCGACGACGAGATCCAGATCGACCGCGGCCTGCTTCTCGCCGACCTCGACCTTCACGCCGTGCGTGGTGGTCGTGCCCCCGCCGGGTACGCGTTTGCGCAGGGCGCCCACCGATCTCGAAAACCCGCTGCCGAGCGCGTGGACCCCTTCCGATTCCGTGGCTGCCAGGAAGGCGATCTTCGCCACCACTCCGTCGGCGATGGTCGTGCGCCCCAGGTTCCCGGTGTTCCGCGACCCACGCTCTGCGAACTCGGTCATCGCGCCTCACCTCTTTGCTCCGTCGAGGGGAAGTCTTCGGACCCTCTCTTCACGCTATGGCCGTACGGGTGACGCTGCCTCCCGGAGCGGGGCGGGACCGGGCCCGGAGCGGGGCGTGCGGGACGGGGTCGGGACCCGAACCGGCACGTCCCCCTCCCTTTGCCGTTCCGGCAACGAAACTTGCCCTTCCGCACCGCCCCGCCGGACTCTCCTCCCCAGGGGCACGACGCGGCGGCGACACCGCCGGTGCCCCAGGTGCACCGACGCACCGGACCGCCATCCAGCCACCGGGAGGACCCGCCGATGCCCCACGACAGCACCATCCCCGACCACGCGTACTGGGACGCCCGCTACACGGAGAGCGACCGGATGTGGAGCGGGCGCCCCAACGCACCGCTGGTCCGTGAGACCGCCGGCCTGATCCCGGGCACTGCACTCGACCTGGGCTGCGGCGAGGGAGCCGACGCCGTCTGGCTCGCCGAACAGGGCTGGCACGTCACCGCCGTCGACGTCTCCCGTGTCGCCCTCGACCGCGCGGCACGGCATGCGCGGGAGACGGCGGCGGACGCGGCGCACCGCATCGACTGGCAGTGGTGCGACCTCGCCTCCTCGTTCCCCGCGGGCAGCTTCGACCTCGTCTCCGCCCACTTCCTGCACTCCCCGAGCGACATGCCGCGCGACGAGATCCTGCGGAAGGCCGCCTCGGCGGTGGCACCCGGCGGGATCCTCCTCGTCGTCGGTCACGCGGCGGCCCCGACCCAGGACCACGGCCCGCACCCCGACCTGCACTTCCCCACGCCGGACGAGGTCCTCGCGGCTCTCGGTCTCCCGGACGGGGAGTGGGAGGTCCTGCGCAACGAGGAGCACCAGCAGGCCATGACCGGCCCGGACGGCCGGCCGGGCACCCGCACCGACAACACCCTGAAGCTGCGCCGCGTCCCGGCCTGACGCCGCGGTGCCGGGGCCGGTGCGCGGCCCCGGCGCCCCGTCAGGCCCGACCGGTCCCGACACGCTTCGTGCGGGGCGGCGTTCAGCGGGCCAGCAGCAGCGCGTTCAGGAGCACCAGGGCCGTCAGCAGGGCCAGCGCGGCCACCAGGACACGGCGCCGGAGGGCGTCATAGCGCTGCTGGTACTCGCGGCGGAGCTGGAGGGCGCGGGTGGCGACGCGGGCGACGGACTGCCGGGAGAGGTCGAGCTGCCGGCGGGCCAAGAGGGCCACCAGCTCGTCGCGTTGGGCGGTCGTGGGCCAGTCGAGGGCGTCGACGAGGGCTTCGGCGTCGGTGCGGGCGCGGTCGGTCTCCGCCTGCCACAGCAGGTATCCCTCCATTCTGGCGATACCCGCCTGGACGGTGCGGCGGTCCGGGGCCCGGCCGTCCCGGGACCGGCCGCCGGGCGGGCGGCCGTCCGGCGATGGACGGTCCGGCGTGCGGCTGTCGGTCATGGCGCGGTCCGCTCAGCGCGGCCCGTCCCCCGGCGGTCGGCCGGTGCCGCGGGGTTCGCCGGGGCGGAGCGCGGCGCGGCGCGCGGCCTTTCTGGCGTTCTCCAGGGCGGCGACATCGGGGTGGTGCAGGTCGAAGGCGGGTGACTCGGAGCGGATCCGGGGCAGCGTGGTGAAGTTGTGCCGCGGCGGCGGGCACGAGGTGGCCCACTCCAGGGAGCGTCCGTAGCCCCAGGGGTCGTCGAGGGTCTCCTTCTTCCCGTACTTGGCCGTCTTCCAGACGTTGTAGAGGAACGGCAGCACCGAAAGACCCAGCAGGAACGAGCCGATGCTGGAGATCGTGTTCAGCGTGGTGAAGCCGTCGGACGCCAGATAGTCCGCGTAACGGCGGGGCATGCCTTCGACGCCGAGCCAGTGCTGGATGAGGAAGGTGAGGTGGAATCCGATGAACAGGGTCCAGAAGTGGATTTTGCCGAGACGCTCGTCGAGCATTCTCCCGGAGAACTTGGGCCACCAGAAGTAGAACCCGGCGAACATCGCGAAGACCACGGTGCCGAACACGGTGTAGTGGAAGTGGGCGACGACGAAGTACGAGTCGGAGACGTGGAAGTCCATCGGCGGTGAGGCCAGCAGGACACCGGTCAGTCCGCCGAAGAGAAAGGTCACCAGGAATCCGATCGCCCACAGCATCGGGGTTTCGAAGGACAGCGATCCGTGCCACATCGTGCCGATCCAGTTGAAGAACTTCACGCCCGTCGGGACCGCGATGAGGAAGGACATGAAGGAGAAGAACGGGAGGAGCACCGCGCCGGTCACGAACATGTGGTGCGCCCAGACGGTGACCGAGAGCCCCGCGATGGAGATCGTCGCCGCGACGAGCCCGATGTAGCCGAAGATGGGCTTTCGGCTGAAGACGGGGAAGATCTCGGTGACGATGCCGAAGAACGGCAGCGCGATGATGTACACCTCGGGGTGGCCGAAGAACCAGAAGAGGTGCTGCCACAGCAGCGCTCCGCCGTTCGCGGCGTCGAAGACCTGCGCCCCGAACTTCCGGTCCGCCTCCAGCACCAGCAGCGCGGCGGCCAGCACGGGAAAGGCGAGCAGCACGAGCACGGCCGTCAGCAGGATGTTCCAGGTGAAGATCGGCATCCGGAACATCGTCATGCCGGGCGCCCGCATACAGATGATGGTCGTGATGAAGTTGACCGAGCCCAGAATGGTGCCGAAACCGGAGAAGGCCAGGCCCATCACCCACAGATCGCCGCCGGTGCCGGGGCTGCGGAGGGGGCCGGACAGCGGGGTGTAGGCGGTCCAGCCGAAGTCGGCGGCCCCGGCGGGGGTGATGAAGGCGCTCAGGGCGATCAGGGAGCCGAACAGGTAGAGCCAGTAGGCGAACATGTTGAGCCGGGGGAAGGCCACATCGGGTGCGCCGATCTGCAACGGCATGATCCAGTTCGCGAAACCGGCGAACAGCGGCGTCGCGAAGATCAGCAGCATGATGGTGCCGTGCATCGTGAACGCCTGATTGAACTGCTCGTTCGAGAGGATCTGCAGTCCCGGGCGGGCGAGTTCGGCGCGAATGGCGAGCGCCAGCACTCCGCCGACCATGAAGAACGCGAACGACGTGCCCAGATAGAGCGTGCCGATGGTTTTGTGGTCGGTGGTCGTCAGCCAGTCCACCACCACCCGTCCGGCATTCCGTCGCCGCCTGGCCGGTCGGGGCGATTCCGTCTGCTGAACGGCTGTCACGGTCCGGACTCCTCCTCGCGCGCTGACCCCCTCAACCGGGCCGACGGTACCGATACCGCCGAAAACGCCGGGGAGGCTCGCCGCCGCGCCGCATCAGTCACATCAAGGGCGCGGGGCGAGCCGGAAATCCGGCCGGGCCGGTCCTCGCGTCACAGGAGTTCGAGGGGCTGCTTACCGGACGGGGGCGGGAACGCGTCGTCGAGGAAGCGGAGGTCGTCATCGGTGAGCGTCAGGTCGAGTGCCGCACGGTTCTCCTCGACATGGGCCGTGCCGGCCGCCTTGGGAATGGCGAGGACGTCGTCGCGGCGCAGCACCCAGGCCAGTGCGATCTGGGCGGGGGCCGCTCCCCGGGCGGAGGCCAGGGAGGTCAGTGCCTCGTGGCCCAGGAGCCGGCCCTGTTCCACGGGCGAGTAGGCCATCAACGGGACCGCGAGTTCCCGGCAGCGGGGAAAGAGGTCGTGCTCCGGGCCGCGGCGGGTGAGGTTGTAGAGCACCTGGTCGGTCTGCGGGCGGGCGCCTTCGGGCAGGTCGGCGAGGTCGTCGACGTCGAAATTGCTCACTCCCCAGGCGCCGATGCTGCCCTGCGCCACCAGGGACTCCAGGGCCTCGACGGTCTCGTCGAGGGGCACGCTGCCGCGCCAGTGCAGCAGGTAGAGGTCGATCCGGTCGGTCCGCAGCCGGCGCAGGCTCGCGTGGCAGGCGTCGACCGTGCCTCTTCTGTCGGCGTGGAAGGGCAGCACCTTGCTCACGAGGAAGGCTTCGTCCCTGCGGCCGTGCACCGCCTCGCCGACCAGTTCCTCGGCGGCGCCGTTCCCGTACATCTCCGCCGTGTCGATCACGCTCAGCCCCAGGTCCAGGCCACACCGCAGAGCGGCGATCTCCTCGGCGCGCCGCGCGGGGTCGTTGCCCATGTGCCAGGTGCCCTGCCCGAGAGCGGGCACCCGCACACCGGAGGGAAAGGTCACCGTGCGCGTGCGGGTCATGGTGTGCTCCTTCGCCGTCCTCGTCCTCGACGGCCGTCACGGTCACGCGGTCGCGCCGTCGGGTGGTGGTCAGGTGGTCACGCGGTTCTCATGATCGCAGCCGGGTGTGCGCGGCGGGTTCCCCGGCGGTGGTGCGGCGGGGGGCCGCGCCGGGCGGTGCCCCGCGCCTCCTCCCCCACGGCCGGCCCTCACCCCGCCGCCACCGCCCGTTCCGCGACGCCCAGGGCGGCGGCCATGATGCTCAACTGCGGGTTCACCTCGGGGCAGCCGGGCAGCAGCGAACCGTCGGCGACCAGCACCCCGCGCACCCCGCGCAGGCGTCCCGCCCCGTCGGCGGGGCAGCGCTGGGCATCCGCCCCGGCGGCCACGGTTCCGGTGGGGTGGAAGGCGGAGAGGTGGAGCCGGCGGGCGCTCACGCCGTCCAGCAGGGCGGACAGCTCGGGCAGGGAGCGGGCGCGCGGCGCGGTGGGAATGCCGGTCAGCACCTCCCGGGCGCCGGCGGCGAAGAGCAGTTCGCCCATGGCCCGTACGGCGGTCATCAGGCGGCCCGCGTCGCGGGGATCGAGGTCGTAGCGGAGCAGCGTGCGGTCCCGGCCCAGGACCCGGCCCGAGGGACGGTCGGCGATCATGGCGCCGAGGGTCGCCAGCCGGTCCGCGGTGTCCACCTCGCGGCGCAGCGCGCGGCCGGCGCCGGGGAGCACGAAACTGCCCATGCCCGGTGGGGTGGCGGTCGCCTCGATGAGGATGCCGCCGCGGTGCAGTTCCTCGACGCCGACGCTCTGCAGCACCCCTTCCCAGGCCGTCACCGGCTCGGCGAAGCGGCCCGCCACGCTGGTCGCCGGATGGACGCTGAGGTTGCGGCCCAGCCGGGGGTGGGTGCCCAGCCCCGAGCGGCGCAGCAGCGGCGGCGACTGCAGCGCGCCGGCCGCGACCACCACCAGCGGGCTCAGGATCTCCAGTTCGCCGCCGTCCGGACGCTCGACGGCCACCCCGGCCGCACGCGGGCCACCGGGCCGGTCGGTGTCCACGAGAACGCGCCGCACCCGCGCCCCGGTGACGATCCGGGCCCCGGCGGCGCAGGCGTCGGGCAGCACCGAGCGCTGCACGCTCTGCTTGGCGCCGGTGGGGCAGCCCACGACGCACTGGCAGGAGCCCTGGCAGCCGGGGGCGTTGCGGCGCAGCGGCGCGGCCCGCCACCCGAGGCGCTCCGCCCCGGCGAGGGTGAGCAGCCCGTTGTTGCCGAGGACGTCGAGGGGCTGGGTGGCCACGCCCAGGGTGCGCTCGGCCTCGTCGAGGTGGGCCGCGAAGCCGTCGGCGAGGTCGAGTCCGAAGGCGGTGCGCCAGCGCTCCAGCACATGGTCCGGGGTGCGGTAGCAGGTGCCGGAGTTGACGAGGGT comes from the Streptomyces angustmyceticus genome and includes:
- a CDS encoding GMC family oxidoreductase N-terminal domain-containing protein, which gives rise to MSTAGFVAALLADDGGTAWPGRVPGRLDDLLAAMPAPARAGVRGAARAVDAYALARTGRPLAALGPDERDEVMTALAARPRLAPLLDLVKVPVLLAAGTERMLAHQAPAGDRTGTPPARPLALAPPDDPPLDCTPAADWPARSTADAVVIGSGAGGAMAARVLARAGLRTVVLEEGDHHTTASFRRRTPLERFTELYRDGGATVAAGRPPLLLPTGRAVGGTTLVNSGTCYRTPDHVLERWRTAFGLDLADGFAAHLDEAERTLGVATQPLDVLGNNGLLTLAGAERLGWRAAPLRRNAPGCQGSCQCVVGCPTGAKQSVQRSVLPDACAAGARIVTGARVRRVLVDTDRPGGPRAAGVAVERPDGGELEILSPLVVVAAGALQSPPLLRRSGLGTHPRLGRNLSVHPATSVAGRFAEPVTAWEGVLQSVGVEELHRGGILIEATATPPGMGSFVLPGAGRALRREVDTADRLATLGAMIADRPSGRVLGRDRTLLRYDLDPRDAGRLMTAVRAMGELLFAAGAREVLTGIPTAPRARSLPELSALLDGVSARRLHLSAFHPTGTVAAGADAQRCPADGAGRLRGVRGVLVADGSLLPGCPEVNPQLSIMAAALGVAERAVAAG